Proteins from one Streptosporangium becharense genomic window:
- a CDS encoding serine/threonine-protein kinase, translated as MADRLLGNTPYGFGSGDAAGATPEGKGRLVGRRYRLVSPVGRGGMGMVWHAHDVLLDRDVAIKELILPYGLDQASTRIAHQRMLREARSAARLSHPGIVTVHDVVEEDGRPWIVMELVRAWSLEQAVQRNGPLPVVQAAEIGVRVLDALRHAHAAGILHRDIKPGNVLLTSDRVVLTDFGIAAVEGNVTITQTGLLMGSPAYIPPERLSGGQFTSASDLWSFGATLYAAVEGRAPYDGADPVAVLGAILTQQPARPSRAGALTTVIEGLLRKDPADRMSAAQVAELLEQVLRSHGSGTPNRPPAPPPVPLPGGSVPLHLMPPLEVTPGAVPSRIVETPSGPVRVPNDFPDEPRAPGDTPAGTPGGRAVNVPVPPWRLPSAEGPPSGPNGGHQRGYDALRVPTAGLSGGPLAAPAALSGDPFAPPAAFPFDPPAGFPGESPDGAVPGRPIGGGGTALPASSPQSRTGGDMRQAAHEPGLAAASATGPATGPAAAHTTGPATGPAEPPSPGRRSTRRRATGARTRDGRPDPRLLALGGGGVLAVVAAVLFVLLPGGAHDPAVGAGAAVAAPAPADEPERSEETGEVPAGFVLRTSGGVSAAVPDDWTVKRTGRTSVVFSGPKNSGQRISVVEVPVTDPMAGIAKADRKGLDGYSEIEVIPVDYRNWKAADWEYTYDQANGVPVHALTRYVAVNGQTAYLITLRAQDLDWGKITDVRETFFATFASAQ; from the coding sequence ATGGCCGATCGCTTGCTCGGGAATACCCCCTACGGCTTCGGGAGCGGGGACGCCGCCGGAGCGACACCGGAGGGCAAGGGCAGGCTGGTGGGACGGCGTTACCGCCTGGTGTCGCCGGTGGGCCGGGGCGGGATGGGCATGGTGTGGCACGCCCACGACGTCCTGCTCGACCGGGACGTGGCGATCAAGGAGCTGATCCTCCCCTACGGGCTGGACCAGGCGAGCACGCGGATCGCGCACCAGCGGATGCTGCGCGAGGCCCGCTCGGCGGCCCGGCTCAGTCATCCCGGCATCGTCACCGTGCACGACGTGGTCGAGGAGGACGGCCGGCCCTGGATCGTGATGGAGCTGGTCCGCGCCTGGTCGCTGGAGCAGGCGGTCCAGCGGAACGGTCCGCTGCCGGTGGTCCAGGCCGCCGAGATCGGCGTGCGGGTGCTCGACGCGCTGCGCCACGCGCACGCCGCCGGGATCCTGCACCGTGACATCAAGCCGGGCAACGTACTGCTGACCTCCGACCGGGTGGTCCTCACCGACTTCGGCATCGCCGCGGTGGAGGGCAACGTCACGATCACCCAGACCGGTCTGCTGATGGGCTCCCCCGCCTACATCCCCCCGGAGCGGCTGTCCGGCGGGCAGTTCACGTCGGCGTCCGACCTGTGGTCCTTCGGCGCCACCCTGTACGCGGCGGTCGAGGGCCGGGCCCCGTACGACGGGGCCGACCCGGTGGCCGTGCTCGGCGCGATCCTCACCCAGCAGCCCGCCCGGCCGTCGCGGGCGGGTGCGCTGACCACCGTCATCGAGGGCCTGCTCCGCAAGGACCCCGCCGACCGGATGAGCGCCGCCCAGGTGGCGGAACTGCTGGAGCAGGTGCTGCGCAGCCACGGCTCGGGCACGCCGAACCGGCCGCCCGCCCCTCCCCCGGTTCCGCTTCCCGGCGGCTCCGTGCCGTTACACCTGATGCCCCCGCTGGAGGTCACGCCGGGGGCGGTGCCCTCCCGGATCGTCGAGACGCCCTCCGGCCCGGTCCGGGTCCCGAACGACTTCCCGGACGAGCCGCGGGCCCCCGGTGACACACCCGCCGGGACGCCGGGCGGACGGGCCGTGAACGTGCCGGTCCCGCCGTGGCGCCTCCCGTCGGCCGAAGGCCCGCCGTCCGGCCCGAACGGCGGCCACCAGCGCGGCTACGACGCGTTGCGCGTCCCCACGGCCGGTCTGAGCGGTGGCCCGCTCGCCGCGCCGGCCGCCCTGAGCGGCGACCCGTTCGCCCCGCCGGCCGCTTTCCCGTTCGATCCGCCCGCCGGCTTCCCCGGGGAGTCGCCCGATGGAGCGGTCCCGGGCCGGCCGATCGGCGGAGGCGGGACGGCCCTGCCCGCTTCCTCCCCGCAGTCCCGGACCGGCGGGGACATGCGGCAGGCCGCACACGAGCCGGGCCTCGCCGCCGCGTCCGCTACCGGGCCCGCCACGGGGCCCGCCGCCGCGCACACCACTGGGCCCGCCACAGGACCCGCCGAACCCCCGTCCCCGGGCCGCAGGAGCACCCGGCGCCGGGCCACCGGCGCCCGGACCCGCGACGGCCGCCCCGACCCCCGGCTCCTGGCGCTCGGCGGAGGCGGCGTGCTGGCCGTCGTGGCCGCCGTGCTGTTCGTCCTGCTGCCCGGCGGTGCCCACGACCCGGCGGTCGGAGCGGGGGCCGCCGTGGCGGCGCCCGCCCCCGCCGACGAGCCCGAGCGCTCCGAGGAGACCGGTGAGGTCCCGGCGGGCTTCGTGCTGCGGACCTCGGGCGGTGTGTCGGCCGCGGTGCCCGATGACTGGACGGTGAAGCGGACCGGCAGGACCAGTGTGGTCTTCTCCGGGCCGAAGAACAGCGGGCAGCGGATCTCGGTGGTCGAGGTGCCGGTCACCGACCCGATGGCCGGGATCGCCAAGGCCGACAGGAAGGGCCTCGACGGCTACTCCGAGATCGAGGTGATACCGGTGGACTACCGGAACTGGAAGGCCGCCGACTGGGAGTACACCTACGACCAGGCCAACGGGGTTCCCGTGCACGCCTTGACGCGCTACGTCGCCGTCAACGGCCAGACCGCCTACCTGATCACGTTGCGGGCCCAGGACCTCGACTGGGGGAAGATCACCGACGTGCGGGAGACCTTCTTCGCCACCTTCGCCTCCGCCCAGTGA
- a CDS encoding DUF2877 domain-containing protein, whose amino-acid sequence MTVGTRPGPQRHADARTHGAGAASTALRPMLEAPRRPARVLAAFPAGVYLEVRTELEPQVVAVVSGKATRLPNAMVVAGPMPRAELGAEAYVGDGSIDIGRLSLRAHRWWDPAPPLGPVPAARLARALPALAGLCDRSPRRPGLEGNGAVALLARGCAEGSLLRSVTAAEQLVGLGPGLTPSGDDVLAGLLVALRHLGTAAGAGGAVWLADWLAAAVTFDVRGRTTPISAALLHCAARGEASGEVLAVLRGLAGQQPLEPALHRLLSLGHTSGADLAWGVRIGLAAVIDVEGRTVEH is encoded by the coding sequence ATGACCGTCGGGACGCGGCCCGGTCCACAGCGGCACGCGGACGCGCGGACGCACGGCGCCGGCGCGGCCAGCACCGCGCTCCGTCCGATGCTGGAGGCGCCGCGCCGGCCCGCCCGGGTGCTCGCGGCCTTCCCCGCCGGGGTCTACCTGGAGGTCCGCACCGAGCTGGAACCCCAGGTGGTCGCGGTGGTCAGCGGGAAGGCCACCCGGCTGCCCAACGCCATGGTCGTCGCCGGCCCGATGCCGCGGGCCGAGCTGGGCGCCGAGGCGTACGTGGGCGACGGCTCGATCGACATCGGGCGGCTCAGCCTGCGGGCCCACCGGTGGTGGGACCCCGCCCCGCCGCTCGGCCCGGTGCCGGCGGCACGGCTGGCCCGCGCGCTGCCCGCACTGGCCGGGCTGTGCGACCGCTCGCCGCGGCGTCCCGGGCTGGAGGGCAACGGCGCCGTCGCCCTGCTGGCCCGGGGGTGCGCGGAGGGATCGCTGCTCAGGAGCGTGACGGCCGCCGAACAGCTCGTCGGCCTGGGCCCCGGACTCACCCCGAGCGGTGACGACGTGCTCGCCGGGCTGCTGGTGGCGCTGCGCCACCTGGGCACCGCGGCGGGGGCGGGCGGAGCCGTCTGGCTCGCCGACTGGCTGGCCGCCGCGGTCACCTTCGACGTGCGCGGCAGGACCACCCCCATCTCGGCGGCGCTGCTGCACTGCGCCGCCCGGGGCGAGGCCAGCGGCGAGGTGCTGGCCGTACTGCGCGGGCTGGCCGGACAACAACCCCTGGAGCCCGCGCTGCACCGCCTGCTGAGCCTGGGCCACACCTCCGGTGCCGACCTGGCCTGGGGGGTGCGGATCGGGCTGGCCGCCGTGATCGACGTGGAGGGCAGGACAGTTGAGCACTGA
- a CDS encoding bifunctional 3'-5' exonuclease/DNA polymerase, translated as MNVAVAAGPGGGGVLQADGEPARAVADLAAAVRTLEAARPRWVWADTREVYPALLGAGVRLGRCHDLALTEALLLGYEGRHDEPRSAQAAHARLHGLPVPQDRHDPRVRQATLFEEEPSPPDAGLVAEVHADQLRRVEATADPRRFRLLVAAESAGALIAAEMAHEGMPWREDVHDELLTGLLGPRPVHGMRPAKLQALADQVCAAFGTTFNPDSPQQITRVFRAAGVPVASTRAHDIKRVDHPGVAPLLAYKELARIHSFHGWAWADQWVRGHRFRPEYVVGGVVSGRWATSGGGALQIPKVMRRVVVADEGWTLVVADAAQLEPRVLAAMAQDVGLARAAGEIDLYQALAQAFGGERDHAKIAMLSAMYGGTSGDAPKLLAVMRQRFPAAYQFVEDAARAGEEGRVVRSWLGRTSPPPSARWRELVSGPDGSRAARDRGRFTRNFVVQATAAEWALALMAVLRGLLPDPARLVFFQHDEVMVHCPAELAGEVVAAVGEAAEEATRLLFGQTRVRFPMQAVPVRCYADAK; from the coding sequence ATGAACGTGGCAGTCGCGGCCGGCCCCGGCGGCGGGGGCGTGCTGCAGGCCGACGGCGAGCCGGCCAGGGCCGTGGCCGACCTGGCCGCCGCCGTGCGCACCCTGGAGGCGGCCCGCCCGCGCTGGGTCTGGGCCGACACCCGGGAGGTCTATCCGGCCCTGCTCGGCGCGGGGGTCCGGCTGGGCCGCTGTCACGACCTCGCGCTGACCGAGGCCCTGCTGCTCGGCTACGAGGGGCGCCACGACGAGCCCCGGTCGGCCCAGGCCGCCCACGCCCGGCTGCACGGCCTCCCCGTGCCGCAGGACCGGCACGACCCCCGGGTGCGGCAGGCCACCCTCTTCGAGGAGGAGCCTTCGCCGCCCGACGCCGGCCTGGTCGCGGAGGTCCACGCCGACCAGCTTCGGCGTGTCGAGGCCACCGCCGACCCGCGGCGGTTCCGGCTGCTGGTCGCCGCGGAGTCGGCCGGGGCACTGATCGCCGCCGAGATGGCCCACGAGGGCATGCCCTGGCGCGAGGACGTCCACGACGAACTGCTGACCGGCCTGCTCGGTCCACGGCCGGTGCACGGCATGCGACCGGCCAAGCTCCAGGCGCTGGCCGACCAGGTCTGCGCGGCCTTCGGCACAACGTTCAACCCCGACTCCCCGCAGCAGATCACCAGGGTGTTCAGGGCGGCCGGCGTCCCGGTCGCCTCCACCAGGGCCCACGACATCAAACGGGTCGACCATCCGGGTGTCGCCCCGCTGCTCGCCTACAAGGAGCTGGCCAGGATCCACAGCTTCCACGGGTGGGCCTGGGCCGACCAGTGGGTCCGCGGCCACCGCTTCCGCCCCGAGTACGTCGTGGGCGGCGTCGTGTCGGGCAGGTGGGCCACCAGTGGCGGCGGTGCCCTGCAGATCCCCAAGGTGATGCGCAGGGTCGTGGTGGCCGACGAGGGCTGGACCCTCGTCGTCGCCGACGCCGCCCAGCTCGAACCCCGGGTGCTGGCGGCCATGGCCCAGGACGTCGGCCTGGCCAGGGCCGCCGGGGAGATCGACCTGTATCAGGCGCTGGCCCAGGCGTTCGGCGGTGAACGCGACCACGCCAAGATCGCGATGCTGTCGGCGATGTACGGCGGCACCAGCGGCGACGCACCCAAGCTGCTGGCCGTCATGCGCCAGCGCTTCCCCGCCGCCTACCAGTTCGTCGAGGACGCCGCGCGGGCGGGGGAGGAGGGCCGGGTGGTCCGCTCCTGGCTGGGCCGCACCAGCCCACCGCCCTCGGCCCGCTGGCGGGAGCTGGTCTCCGGGCCGGACGGAAGCCGGGCGGCCCGCGACCGCGGCCGGTTCACCCGCAACTTCGTGGTCCAGGCCACCGCCGCCGAGTGGGCACTCGCGTTGATGGCCGTGCTGCGCGGGCTGCTCCCCGACCCGGCCAGGCTGGTGTTCTTCCAGCACGACGAGGTCATGGTGCACTGCCCGGCCGAGCTGGCCGGTGAGGTGGTCGCGGCGGTCGGCGAGGCCGCGGAGGAGGCGACCAGGCTGTTGTTCGGGCAGACCCGGGTGCGCTTCCCCATGCAGGCCGTCCCGGTGCGCTGCTACGCCGACGCCAAGTGA
- a CDS encoding DUF1116 domain-containing protein, whose product MTLSMLSGEPEVITVGADVLGEALDAQAVPRVRVDWRPPMPGTETDLARVLADPRRAGANETAVGRLLSARPHLVGVRPASEVLDLPEGTFLHAGPPIEWERASGPLRGALVGAMLLEGLAADAEEAERLLAAGRARLDSCHHHRTVGPMAGVVTPSMWMFEVHDAEHGGTAYCSLNEGLGKVLRYGAYGPEVLERLRWMGEVLGPVLRATLERSGPLDLRALIAQALQMGDELHNRNRAATSLMARELAPSIVETAPGHAAEVLRFVNGNDHFFLNAGMAACKVSADAARGVPGSTLVVAMARNGTDFGVQVSGLGDRWFTGPAGVPDGLYLGAYGPEDANPDIGDSTITETAGLGGFAMAAAPAIVRFVGGDVAEATAATRSMYEITLAEHPAYQIPALGFRGTPVGVDVTLVARTGLLPTVNTGIAGRVAGTGQVGAGLVSPPASAFTAALAALAEAAGDAG is encoded by the coding sequence TTGACGCTGTCCATGCTCTCCGGAGAACCGGAAGTGATCACGGTCGGGGCCGACGTGCTCGGTGAGGCGCTGGACGCGCAGGCCGTCCCGCGGGTGCGGGTGGACTGGCGTCCGCCGATGCCCGGCACCGAGACGGACCTGGCCCGGGTTCTCGCCGACCCGCGCCGGGCCGGCGCCAACGAGACCGCCGTGGGACGCCTGCTGTCCGCCCGGCCCCACCTTGTCGGGGTACGGCCCGCGAGCGAGGTGCTCGACCTGCCGGAGGGCACCTTCCTGCACGCGGGGCCGCCGATCGAGTGGGAGCGGGCGTCCGGCCCGCTGCGGGGTGCGCTGGTCGGGGCGATGCTGCTGGAAGGGCTGGCCGCGGACGCCGAGGAGGCCGAACGGCTGCTGGCCGCCGGGCGGGCCCGGCTGGACTCCTGTCACCACCACCGGACCGTGGGGCCGATGGCGGGTGTGGTCACACCGTCGATGTGGATGTTCGAGGTCCACGACGCCGAGCATGGCGGCACCGCGTACTGCTCGCTCAACGAGGGCCTGGGCAAGGTGCTGCGCTACGGCGCCTACGGTCCCGAGGTGCTCGAACGCCTGCGCTGGATGGGCGAGGTGCTCGGCCCGGTGCTGCGCGCGACGCTGGAGCGGAGCGGGCCGCTGGACCTGCGGGCGCTGATCGCGCAGGCCCTGCAGATGGGTGACGAGCTGCACAACCGCAACCGGGCGGCCACCTCGCTGATGGCGCGCGAGCTCGCCCCGTCGATCGTGGAGACCGCACCCGGCCACGCCGCCGAGGTCCTGCGTTTCGTCAACGGCAACGACCACTTCTTCCTCAACGCGGGCATGGCCGCGTGCAAGGTCAGCGCGGACGCCGCCAGGGGCGTCCCGGGCTCCACCCTGGTGGTGGCGATGGCGCGCAACGGCACGGACTTCGGCGTCCAGGTCTCCGGCCTGGGCGACCGCTGGTTCACCGGCCCGGCGGGGGTGCCGGACGGGCTCTACCTCGGCGCGTACGGGCCCGAGGACGCCAACCCGGACATCGGCGACTCCACCATCACCGAGACGGCGGGCCTGGGCGGTTTCGCGATGGCCGCGGCTCCGGCGATCGTCCGGTTCGTGGGCGGCGACGTGGCGGAGGCGACGGCGGCGACCCGGTCGATGTACGAGATCACCCTGGCCGAGCACCCGGCCTACCAGATCCCCGCGCTCGGCTTCCGGGGCACTCCGGTGGGCGTCGACGTCACGCTGGTCGCCAGGACGGGCCTGCTGCCCACGGTGAACACCGGCATCGCGGGACGGGTCGCGGGCACCGGGCAGGTCGGCGCGGGTCTGGTCAGCCCGCCCGCCTCGGCGTTCACCGCGGCGCTGGCCGCGCTGGCCGAAGCGGCCGGAGACGCGGGATGA
- a CDS encoding FdrA family protein — protein MSTDVVRVRTGVYHDSVSLMRISRAAGALPGVQVAVVAMATELNLGVAAELGFDLPAAGPADLLIALRGDGPDELEAASAELDRLLAGLAGGTPAGPAAERPPRTVRAAARDRGGAGATGAAVVLVSVPGPYAFAEALDAVEAGLSVMVFSDNVPVEQEVLLKRRAAERDVLVMGPDCGTAVIGGAGLGFANVLRPGPVGVVAASGTGAQQVTCLLDLAGVGVGQVLGVGGRDLSAEVGGLSTLRALRALDADPGTELILLVSKPPAPEVARVVEEAVAGLGTPVVTALLGPDGDDLTTAAEAVLRRLGTPVPEWPSWPAAGVAATGPGDTASASATSDSATSDSAVSAGAGDGVTPGGTGGTGGAAAPAVPAAPAVPAAPAGRLRGIYAGGTLCTEARLVAGTGEFTDFGDDAYTRGRAHPMIDPTLRLEALAAVPAGDVALLDVVLGHGADPDPAARLAPEIASARARGVTVVVALVGTEGDPQGLHAQARALQAAGAAVFASNARAAAYAARVAPAGTATPR, from the coding sequence TTGAGCACTGATGTGGTCCGGGTACGCACGGGCGTCTACCACGACTCGGTGAGCCTGATGCGGATCAGCCGGGCGGCCGGCGCGCTGCCCGGGGTGCAGGTCGCGGTGGTGGCGATGGCCACCGAGCTCAACCTCGGCGTCGCCGCCGAGCTGGGCTTCGACCTGCCCGCGGCCGGCCCGGCGGACCTGCTGATCGCGTTGCGCGGCGACGGACCGGACGAGTTGGAGGCCGCCTCCGCCGAACTGGACCGGTTGCTGGCCGGCCTCGCCGGGGGGACACCGGCCGGGCCCGCAGCCGAGCGACCCCCGCGCACCGTACGCGCCGCCGCGCGCGACCGTGGCGGCGCCGGGGCCACCGGGGCGGCGGTGGTCCTGGTCTCGGTGCCCGGCCCGTACGCGTTCGCCGAGGCGCTGGACGCGGTCGAGGCGGGGCTGTCGGTGATGGTGTTCAGCGACAACGTGCCGGTGGAGCAGGAGGTGCTGCTCAAGAGGCGCGCCGCCGAACGCGACGTGCTGGTCATGGGCCCCGACTGCGGCACCGCGGTGATCGGCGGCGCGGGACTGGGGTTCGCCAACGTGCTGCGGCCCGGCCCGGTCGGGGTGGTGGCCGCCTCCGGCACGGGCGCCCAGCAGGTGACCTGCCTGCTGGACCTGGCCGGCGTCGGGGTCGGCCAGGTGCTCGGCGTGGGCGGCCGGGACCTGTCGGCGGAGGTGGGCGGGCTGTCCACCCTGCGCGCCTTGCGGGCCCTGGACGCCGATCCGGGCACCGAGCTGATCCTTCTGGTCTCCAAGCCTCCCGCCCCGGAGGTCGCGCGGGTCGTCGAGGAGGCCGTCGCGGGCCTGGGAACACCGGTGGTGACGGCCCTGCTCGGCCCGGACGGGGACGACCTGACCACCGCCGCCGAGGCCGTGCTGCGCAGGCTGGGCACCCCGGTCCCCGAGTGGCCGTCCTGGCCCGCCGCGGGCGTCGCGGCCACCGGTCCCGGCGACACGGCCTCCGCCAGTGCGACCTCCGACAGTGCGACCTCCGACAGTGCGGTCTCCGCCGGCGCGGGTGACGGCGTGACGCCGGGCGGCACGGGCGGCACCGGCGGCGCTGCGGCCCCGGCGGTTCCGGCGGCCCCGGCGGTTCCGGCGGCCCCGGCGGGGAGGCTGCGGGGGATCTACGCGGGCGGGACGCTGTGCACCGAGGCCCGGCTCGTCGCCGGGACCGGCGAGTTCACCGACTTCGGCGACGACGCCTACACGCGCGGCCGGGCACACCCGATGATCGACCCGACGCTGCGCCTGGAGGCGCTGGCCGCGGTGCCGGCCGGTGACGTCGCGCTGCTCGACGTGGTGCTCGGCCACGGCGCCGACCCCGACCCCGCGGCGCGTCTCGCCCCGGAGATCGCCTCGGCCCGCGCCAGGGGCGTCACGGTGGTCGTCGCACTGGTCGGCACCGAGGGCGACCCGCAGGGGCTGCACGCCCAGGCGCGGGCTCTGCAGGCGGCGGGCGCCGCGGTGTTCGCCTCCAACGCGCGGGCCGCCGCGTACGCGGCGCGCGTCGCCCCGGCCGGTACCGCGACCCCTCGATGA